In Euwallacea fornicatus isolate EFF26 chromosome 2, ASM4011564v1, whole genome shotgun sequence, one genomic interval encodes:
- the sha gene encoding uncharacterized protein sha yields MEIGAFLCLTSCLLTLSVAALPLSITDTLRITRHNSGDIFTSTDQDKGKACSEDTCIGISSGTAQAISRNDLCTCRCHQHLPAFREDLQICVDDIHECALAPFVGGSTSQQIPFVFLPLKGQIIHPSKEILFHGIQKLVCAVSGAKFLTEDGWTDLRNPNNDVPFRLFSDWGRTFLQWVGEQDLRSKMSGRMVLVQLMCRELEEKLSVTQQVFTPCVAFRIVGTPLKIHTNVTEVAFSLETNSSSETVESDSLSVSEYVTIGICSILLGLIYVASIFLYLHLKKRSFPKEAGKTAREGGGSLVTVEEGIIKNNPLLSLSHHFGPPDNTYSDTNSSDNEITPDLIPNHDPETTAAIVHAQQRGKYRPTSPHGGDTYQDDSSFERLPEENVSIVETLEDRPDGLKALTGTVRKKLYFNPAYFEHHLLVAPPPAALEFLAKIREVVSIAKQKMASKRFVPTLLNIPEEESAYSVEPSCDFSRPSSRRGSVVSLKRENSRRKSCACCNGCEAPLRTKVPSPSELSMLVACQNCCANLESKQRSIRKWLEDIPLLHNTNDQTNMVPTPKRLRSPCRSLPPESISSERALSPRPASERGGGLPRKGVKKREKERILLKPKSPPPPVPVASKPIVHYDTVPAEIRKDLPPPDMIQEAMEMESQAEEIRIPTLTKKQMNAVINELTVHKNMLEAANRELARRASAGYDTDSLERNVKNKGYSTPSDYADVSSQVSPSLSAALPVDEEITMQNAVFNKENGNVDPEEHEYELVVLKNNKFPCGYSLVSEVYVNNGYNFSSNPSSPSNSNTSTLEKRNLKVRYDGGAEKPGKLLIEVEDCLDHYIPVNDSDEFEPDTLDRPNKLKEVNGNSQILLRTTGSFKSLDMNHLDSRNFNRVFRSLREMYEEKRKLQEPQSLLELDGRLLTLEERHSKRQRVKTTSSGPPVPPDLIPPPPIDDGPVYEHPKPPRIVTQPKNSNGRGVTSGTPKKNRQKWFYTTMRPEDSGYLSTDSSETKLKPNAGDGNGGSETDESLGDAHSESGAESVETHSVFFGRFPRKIYYTSMDSGVINCEDGHSSSDSETVSYTTVVPVSPSNTSLMMR; encoded by the exons aaTGTGCCTTAGCACCCTTCGTGGGCGGTTCCACCTCCCAGCAGATCCCCTTCGTGTTCCTGCCCCTGAAAGGCCAGATCATCCATCCTAGCAAGGAAATCCTCTTTCACG GTATTCAAAAACTAGTCTGCGCAGTCTCAGGAGCCAAATTCCTCACTGAGGATGGCTGGACTGACCTCCGCAACCCCAACAACGACGTACCCTTCCGTCTCTTCAGTGATTGGGGACGCACCTTCCTCCAG TGGGTGGGGGAACAAGACCTGCGCAGCAAAATGTCTGGCCGAATGGTGTTGGTGCAACTCATGTGCCGAGAACTCGAAGAAAAGCTCTCAGTTACTCAGCAGGTGTTCACCCCATGCGTAGCATTTCGGATCGTTGGAACTCCACTGAAGATTCATACGA ATGTCACCGAGGTGGCTTTTTCTTTGGAGACCAATTCAAGTTCTGAAACCGTCGAATCTGATAGCCTCAGCGTTTCCGAATACGTTACCATAGGAATTTGCTCAATTTTGCTAGGACTCATTTACGTCGCTTCGATATTCCTTTACTTACACTTGAAAAAGCGCAGTTTTCCCAAGGAAGCTGGCAAAACCGCACGGGAGGGGGGAGGCAGCTTGGTCACGGTAGAGGAAgggataataaaaaacaatccaTTATTGTCGTTATCCCATCATTTTGGACCGCCAGATAATACTTATAGCGACACTAACAGCTCAGATAACGAAATTACCCCGGATTTGATCCCGAATCACGATCCTGAGACTACCGCGGCAATAGTGCATGCGCAACAGCGCGGAAAGTACCGTCCCACCTCTCCCCACGGGGGAGATACTTACCAAGATGATTCCAGCTTTGAGCGCCTCCCCGAGGAGAACGTTTCCATcgtggagaccttggaggatCGTCCTGATGGTCTTAAAGCTTTAACCGGTACAGTGCGGAAGAAGCTCTACTTCAATCCTGCTTATTTTGAGCATCATTTGCTTGTG GCTCCGCCTCCTGCAGCCCTAGAGTTTCTGGCAAAAATCCGCGAAGTAGTTTCTATAGCAAAACAAAAGATGGCGAGTAAGCGATTTGTGCCAACGTTGCTTAATATTCCAGAGGAAGAGTCTGCGTACTCAGTAGAGCCCAGTTGCGACTTTTCCCGACCCTCTAGCAGGAGAGGTAGCGTGGTCAGCCTTAAAAGAGAAAACAGCCGAAGAAAATCCTGCGCCTGCTGCAATGGCTGCGAAGCGCCGCTACGCACCAAAGTCCCGTCACCATCGGAGTTGTCAATGCTTGTCGCTTGTCAAAATT GCTGCGCTAACTTGGAGAGCAAACAGCGCAGCATCAGAAAATGGCTGGAGGATATACCGCTGCTGCATAATACGAATGATCAAACCAATATGGTGCCCACTCCGAAAAGATTGAGGTCACCATGTAGGTCTCTGCCCCCTGAAAGTATTTCTTCGGAGAGGGCGCTCTCTCCGCGTCCTGCTTCAGAGAGAGGAGGAGGGCTGCCGCGTAAAGGAGTGAAGAAGAGAGAGAAGGAGAGGATATTGCTGAAGCCGAAGTCCCCTCCACCTCCTGTGCCTGTAGCTTCCAAGCCGATTGTGCATTACGACACGGTGCCGGCAGAGATCAGGAAGGACTTACCACCTCCGGACATGATTCAAGAG GCGATGGAAATGGAAAGCCAAGCCGAAGAGATTAGAATACCGACGCTCACCAAGAAGCAAATGAACGCTGTGATCAATGAGCTGACTGTGCACAAAAACATGCTGGAGGCAGCCAATAGAGAGCTGGCCCGCAGAGCCAGTGCCGGTTACGACACTGACAGCCTCGAGAGGAATGTCAAAAACAAGG gCTATTCCACTCCCTCAGACTATGCAGATGTCTCCTCCCAAGTTAGCCCTAGTCTTAGTGCCGCGTTGCCAGTCGACGAAGAAATCACCATGCAAAACGCAgtttttaacaaggaaaaCGGGAACGTGGATCCAGAGGAGCACGAGTACGAGCTGGTggtacttaaaaataataaatttccctGCGGCTATAGTTTGGTCAGCGAAGTCTACGTCAATAACGGCTACAACTTCAGCAGCAACCCGTCAAGCCCCAGCAATTCCAATACATCCACCTTAGAGAAACGCAATTTGAAAGTTCGCTACGATGGAGGAGCGGAGAAACCCGGGAAGTTGCTTATTGAAGTTGAAGACTGCTTGGATCATTACATTCCTGTAAATGATTCAGATGAGTTCGAACCGGACACTTTAGATCGGCCCAATAAACTTAAAGAAGTTAATGGGAATAGTCAAATTTTACTACGAACCACTGGGAGTTTCAAAAGTTTAGATATGAATCATTTGGATTCACGGAACTTTAACCGAGTGTTTAGGAGCCTGCGAGAGATGTATGAGGAGAAGCGAAAACTGCAAGAACCACAAAGTCTGTTAGAACTAGATGGAAGGTTGTTGACTCTAGAGGAGCGCCACTCTAAAAGACAGAGGGTAAAAACGACCTCGAGTGGGCCTCCGGTCCCTCCGGACTTAATCCCCCCGCCACCCATCGACGATGGACCCGTGTACGAGCACCCGAAACCACCGAGAATAGTGACGCAGCCAAAAAACTCGAATGGCAGGGGTGTCACTAGTGGCACCCCTAAGAAAAACAGGCAAAAATGGTTTTACACCACGATGCGGCCGGAGGATTCCGGCTATTTAAGCACCGACTCCAGCGAAACCAAATTAAAGCCGAATGCTGGTGATGGCAACGGTGGGAGTGAGACTGATGAGAGCTTGGGAGATGCGCATAGCGAATCTGGAGCTGAAAGTGTAGAGACTCACTCAGTGTTCTTTGGACGATTTCCTCGGAAGATTTATTACACTTCAATGGATAGTGGAGTGATAAATTGCGAAGACGGGCATTCTAGCAGCGATTCTGAGACTGTCAGCTACACTACAGTAGTGCCGGTTTCACCTAGCAACACATCCCTAATGATGCGATAG